A stretch of Brassica napus cultivar Da-Ae chromosome C6, Da-Ae, whole genome shotgun sequence DNA encodes these proteins:
- the LOC106402435 gene encoding protein WVD2-like 7: protein MRDTMAGSEIQEPISLGFQESSIHSGSISFGRFEEEGLSWEKRSSFSHNRYLEEVDKCSKPGSVTEMKAHFEAHFKKRGMRLPSSIESQTWGVRQTGDDATESFEDYRSDGSFSDNTSRSQSPCNYILDQGKSQCEYVEESDLCVSYDEIVVNSDDVIELDEEGGATLYVPLDNDEVVPVECISIKEVRCEVLGQQEMPLEIEVRDDDEDKEHCAEVQETESRLVEHVPEKASDVTERSSSACEPKSLPNVKPIIPKVVNVTKASIKRHDVTPKAVSGRTKGSYLSANSKTNVDDAKSQKELRPKKTVESRPSTSKKIETRTPLATNRPKTGSYSAKLEMSTGATSFRFKCSERAEKRKEFYMKLEEKIHAKKTETNQVQAKTQQKAEAEMKQFRKSLNFKATPMPSFYNTVTRPVSRYKTEPSKVAPSRPRSTTSASSTNRRVSRVGDKHGTEEGKMVKGNGG, encoded by the exons ATGAGAGATACAATGGCAGGAAGCGAGATTCAAGAACCCATTAGCCTTGGTTTTCag GAGAGTTCTATCCACTCTGGATCGATATCGTTTGGGAGATTCGAGGAAGAAGGGTTATCATGGGAGAAGAGATCATCATTTTCACACAATAGGTATCTTGAAGAAGTTGACAAGTGCTCTAAACCTGGCTCTGTTACTGAGATGAAAGCTCATTTCGAAGCTCATTTCAAGAAGAGAGGGATGCGACTTCCGTCTTCTATTGAATCTCAGACTTGGGGAGTTCGGCAAACAGGTGATGATGCAACTGAAAGTTTCGAGGATTATCGGTCTGATGGGAGTTTCTCGGATAACACGAGTCGATCACAGAGTCCTTGTAACTACATACTTGACCAAGGAAAGAGTCAGTGTGAGTATGTTGAGGAAAGTGATCTTTGTGTGAGCTATGATGAGATTGTTGTGAACTCGGATGATGTGATCGAGCTTGATGAAGAAGGCGGTGCAACTCTTTATGTTCCTTTGGACAATGATGAAGTAGTTCCAGTGGAGTGCATATCTATTAAAGAAGTTAGATGTGAGGTTCTTGGACAACAAGAGATGCCTCTAGAGATTGAGGTTCGAGATGATGATGAGGATAAAGAGCATTGCGCTGAAGTTCAAGAAACAGAATCAAGACTCGTTGAACATGTTCCAGAAAAG GCATCTGATGTTACGGAAAGATCCTCCTCTGCATGTGAACCAAAGTCTCTGCCAAATGTAAAACCTATTATTCCTAAAGTTGTGAATGTGACTAAAGCTTCTATTAAGAGACATGATGTAACTCCAAAAGCTGTTTCCGGGAGGACAAAGGGTTCCTATTTAAGTGCTAATTCTAAAACAAACGTTGATGATGCCAAGAG CCAAAAGGAACTACGACCGAAGAAAACTGTTGAATCTCGACCTTCaacatctaagaaaatagagaCTCGAACTCCTCTTGCCACAAACAG GCCAAAGACTGGTTCTTATTCTGCTAAGCTGGAGATGAGTACAGGTGCTACCAGTTTCCGTTTCAAATGTAGCGAACGAGCTGAGAAGAGAAAAGAG ttctATATGAAACTGGAAGAGAAAATACATGCTAAAAAGACAGAGACAAACCAGGTTCAAGCGAAAACACag CAAAAGGCAGAAGCTGAGATGAAGCAATTCAGAAAAAGCCTCAACTTCAAGGCAACACCAATGCCTTCATTCTACAACACCGTTACTAGACCGGTGTCTCGTTACAAG ACCGAGCCATCTAAAGTGGCACCGTCAAGACCACGAAGCACGACCTCAGCCTCAAGTACGAACAGGAGGGTCTCAAGAGTTGGTGATAAACATGGTACTGAAGAAGGTAAGATGGTAAAAGGCAACGGTGGGTAA
- the LOC106404500 gene encoding postacrosomal sheath WW domain-binding protein yields MMSKRCSHLLSLLFVSTLLSFPFVTISETPCPYPCYHPPTGGGSTQPAGYYPPPTGYYPPPTGYYPPPTGNVPNYPSPPYVGGDSGGGYYVPPPPDPILPYFPFYYRKPPHQTDQSSSSSVSVGSTVKIVTVASVLALLLVNV; encoded by the coding sequence ATGATGAGTAAACGTTGCAGTCACCTCTTAAGTCTACTGTTCGTCTCTACTCTTCTGAGCTTCCCGTTCGTAACCATATCGGAGACGCCGTGTCCGTACCCTTGTTACCATCCTCCAACTGGAGGTGGCTCAACTCAACCGGCCGGTTATTACCCTCCTCCAACCGGTTATTATCCTCCTCCAACCGGTTATTACCCTCCTCCAACTGGAAATGTACCGAATTACCCTTCTCCACCGTACGTCGGAGGTGATTCCGGTGGCGGATATTACGTTCCTCCACCGCCGGATCCTATCTTGCCTTACTTCCCGTTCTACTACAGAAAGCCTCCTCATCAGACGGATcagtcatcatcttcatctgtTTCTGTGGGATCAACCGTCAAGATTGTAACGGTGGCAAGTGTTCTTGCGTTGCTTTTGGTTAACGTCTAG
- the LOC106404654 gene encoding LOW QUALITY PROTEIN: formin-like protein 20 (The sequence of the model RefSeq protein was modified relative to this genomic sequence to represent the inferred CDS: inserted 1 base in 1 codon; deleted 1 base in 1 codon; substituted 1 base at 1 genomic stop codon), whose amino-acid sequence MQSIIIVFSSLAINRKKRKIGQKYTVLKKYISPMHPLSKQDHLHKHFYVXQIKKSPKTLFIRFLXTVLNMPEASRRSKPLAVTIFMALAFPMMINALDSSSARKLDEEPIKCTPCLQKSPPPPSPPPPSPSCPPPPRPPTPPKTSYCPPPPSTYIYMTGPPGELYPVDQQFGAAAAKSFRVVKVSGLIAFGVMSFLMST is encoded by the exons ATGCAAAGTATTATTATAGTATTTTCATCTTTAGCTATCAAtagaaaaaaacgaaaaattggACAAAAGTATACAGTCTTGAAGAAGTATATCAGTCCCATGCATCCTCTTAGCAAACAAGACCACCTTCATAAACATTTTTACGTATAa caaattaaaaaatcaccCAAGACTCTCTTTATTCGATTCT AAACAGTTCTCAACATGCCGGAAGCTTCTCGCCGCTCAAAACCTCTCGCTGTCACTATCTTCATGGCGCTCGCGTTTCCGATGATGATCAACGCATTGGATTCTTCATCCGCAAGAAAACTCGACGAGGAACCAATAAAATGCACGCCTTGTCTCCAAaagtctcctcctcctccgtcacCTCCACCACCGTCTCCTTCTTGTCCTCCTCCACCACGGCCTCCTACTCCCCCGAAGACGTCTTACTGTCCGCCTCCTCCGTCAACTTACATATACATGACGGGTCCACCAGGAGAGTTGTATCCCGTTGACCAACAGTTTGGAGCGGCTGCTGCAAAGAGCTTTAGGGTCGTGAAGGTCTCTGGTCTGATCGCGTTTGGAGTTATGAGTTTCTTGATGAGCACATGA
- the LOC106402821 gene encoding chaperone protein DnaJ, with the protein MEGGFKATSYYEILGVSVNSSAEEIRRAYRKLAMKWHPDRWTKDSFRSGEAKRRFQQIQEAYSVLSDQKKRSMYDVGLYDTQEDEGYYDFVEEMVSLMAQTRREEKQYSLEELQTMIDDMVYEFQTEPLFQHHPTEMKFDLNQPADWSSHMSLPVSSFEFCPQSSYCN; encoded by the exons ATGGAAGGTGGTTTTAAGGCAAcgtcttattatgagattcttGGCGTCTCCGTTAATTCCTCGGCGGAGGAGATAAGGCGAGCTTATCGCAAACTGGCTATG AAATGGCACCCTGATCGATGGACGAAAGATTCATTTAGGTCTGGAGAAGCAAAACGAAGGTTTCAGCAGATTCAAGAAGCTTATTCAG TGTTGTCGGATCAGAAGAAACGAAGTATGTACGATGTGGGACTCTATGATACTCAAGAAGATGAG GGATACTATGATTTTGTTGAAGAGATGGTTTCACTTATGGCTCAGACGAGAAGAGAG GAAAAGCAATACAGCTTGGAGGAGTTGCAGACAATGATCGATGATATGGTCTATGAGTTCCAAACAGAACCGTTATTCCAACACCATCCAACGGAAATGAAATTCGACCTGAACCAACCGGCAGACTGGTCCTCTCATATGTCTCTACCGGTTTCAAGCTTCGAGTTCTGTCCTCAGAGCAGCTACTGTAACTAG
- the LOC125588549 gene encoding uncharacterized protein LOC125588549, whose translation MHTFFSCSFAQEVWKLIPLRQVVHLATNINFKQALVEFRTAVCLPPSGIATTAFPWVLWAIWSTRNLHVFENRILSPMETATKALNLGREWNNAQQQIQSVKKVILTLRRSTGNNGESGTYTTCRSDAAYDKRSKRAGIAWIFSNGNGTHLSHGSATLESITTPLVAKQLRSDLVSSLHWNLSTKSSKLSLTT comes from the coding sequence ATGCACACCTTTTTCTCTTGCTCTTTTGCCCAAGAAGTCTGGAAGCTAATCCCTCTAAGACAAGTAGTTCACCTAGCTACGAACATAAACTTCAAGCAAGCTCTAGTTGAATTCAGGACCGCAGTCTGTTTGCCTCCATCAGGGATTGCAACGACGGCCTTCCCTTGGGTCCTTTGGGCAATTTGGTCGACTCGAAACTTGCATGTCTTTGAGAATCGGATTCTATCACCTATGGAAACAGCGACAAAAGCTCTGAATCTAGGAAGAGAATGGAACAATGCACAACAACAGATTCAATCGGTGAAGAAAGTGATACTTACATTAAGAAGATCGACAGGAAACAATGGTGAAAGCGGCACCTACACGACATGTAGATCAGATGCGGCATACGATAAGAGATCAAAACGGGCAGGAATCGCTTGGATCTTCTCTAATGGAAACGGAACTCACCTCAGCCATGGTTCAGCTACGCTTGAATCGATCACCACACCACTAGTAGCGAAGCAATTGCGCTCCGATCTGGTCTCCTCTCTGCATTGGAACTTGAGCACCAAAAGCTCAAAGCTTTCTCTGACAACCTAA